A genome region from Natranaeroarchaeum sulfidigenes includes the following:
- a CDS encoding metal-dependent hydrolase, which translates to MMATTHGFVGLAIAAAVAVIAPELAVAAAIGGIAGGIFPDLDVLAEHRRTLHFPGYYTMVALPALGLAYVVTDVVTVGVATFLVAAAVHSLSDALGGTPSAAPWKSDLDHGVYFHAADRWLPAKRWIRYDGAPEDFALGAVFALPGLVVFDGSIRYLALTGIAVSLVYTVFRRPIGNAVAGLE; encoded by the coding sequence ATGATGGCGACCACCCACGGTTTCGTCGGCCTCGCGATCGCCGCAGCCGTCGCCGTGATCGCTCCCGAGCTCGCCGTCGCCGCGGCGATCGGCGGTATCGCGGGTGGGATCTTCCCCGATCTGGACGTCCTCGCGGAACACCGGCGGACGCTGCACTTTCCGGGCTACTACACGATGGTCGCACTCCCCGCACTGGGGCTCGCGTACGTCGTCACCGATGTCGTTACTGTGGGCGTAGCAACGTTTCTGGTCGCCGCCGCAGTTCACTCCCTCAGCGATGCCCTCGGCGGGACGCCCTCGGCAGCCCCGTGGAAATCGGATCTCGATCACGGGGTCTACTTCCACGCGGCGGATCGGTGGCTTCCGGCGAAACGATGGATTCGATACGACGGCGCACCCGAGGATTTCGCCCTCGGAGCGGTCTTCGCCCTACCGGGACTCGTCGTTTTTGATGGGTCGATCCGATATCTGGCGCTGACCGGGATCGCGGTTTCGCTGGTCTACACCGTCTTTCGCCGACCGATCGGCAACGCTGTCGCTGGGCTTGAGTGA
- a CDS encoding 2Fe-2S iron-sulfur cluster-binding protein — translation MFNELGIAIGFSLTLIAVLMHFSRGTGWTSNEDISQEVLERRAESVPETDFPEPMNRSIGGGAPTGAIGGGEAGGELAEGGEEAEEESGPGDIPEDEIEYYEIEFVKEGETIEVANNETILEAGEDEGWDLPYACREGSCVSCAGQIDGNTSDFIEHDDQSMLGDAELEDGYTLTCVAYPRGEFSIETGEQP, via the coding sequence ATGTTTAACGAGCTGGGGATCGCGATCGGGTTCAGTCTGACCCTGATCGCCGTGCTCATGCATTTCTCCCGTGGGACGGGATGGACATCGAACGAAGATATCTCCCAGGAAGTTCTCGAACGACGCGCGGAATCGGTACCCGAGACGGACTTCCCCGAGCCGATGAACCGGTCGATCGGCGGCGGCGCACCGACGGGTGCGATCGGTGGTGGCGAGGCCGGTGGCGAACTCGCGGAGGGTGGCGAGGAGGCCGAGGAGGAGAGCGGACCGGGCGATATCCCCGAAGACGAGATCGAGTACTACGAGATCGAGTTCGTCAAGGAAGGGGAGACGATCGAAGTGGCGAACAACGAGACGATCCTCGAAGCGGGCGAGGACGAGGGCTGGGACCTGCCCTACGCTTGCCGTGAAGGCTCGTGTGTCTCGTGTGCGGGCCAGATCGATGGCAACACCAGCGACTTCATCGAGCACGACGACCAGTCGATGCTCGGTGACGCGGAGCTCGAAGACGGCTACACGCTCACCTGTGTCGCGTACCCCCGCGGTGAGTTCTCAATCGAGACCGGCGAGCAGCCCTGA
- the gnd gene encoding phosphogluconate dehydrogenase (NAD(+)-dependent, decarboxylating), which translates to MQLGVIGLGRMGQIVVDRVLDAGHDVVAFDLDEEAVATAVDAGAEPAESVVDLAEQLGSKKRIWLMVPAGAAVDAALDDLEPYLDADDIVVDGGNSYFQDSVRRADSTEVAYLDCGTSGGPAGAELGFSLMVGGPEWAYEELTPVFDAIATGPAGHDRMGPAGSGHYVKMVHNGVEYALMQAYGEGFELLANGRYDLDLEAVANTWNNGAVIRSWLLELCEEAFREEGNELGDVADHVAGGSTGTWTVQEALEQEVPTPLIYQALAERFGSRSERFSRRLANRLRYGFGRHEVAREE; encoded by the coding sequence ATGCAACTGGGCGTTATCGGTCTCGGGCGTATGGGGCAGATCGTCGTCGACCGCGTGCTCGATGCGGGCCACGATGTTGTAGCCTTTGATCTGGACGAGGAAGCCGTCGCGACAGCTGTCGACGCGGGCGCGGAACCAGCGGAGTCGGTCGTCGACCTGGCCGAACAGCTCGGCTCGAAAAAGCGGATCTGGTTGATGGTCCCCGCAGGAGCGGCGGTCGACGCCGCGCTCGACGACCTCGAACCGTATCTGGACGCCGACGATATCGTCGTCGACGGCGGGAACTCCTACTTCCAGGATTCCGTGCGCCGCGCCGACTCCACGGAGGTGGCGTATCTCGACTGTGGAACGAGTGGTGGCCCTGCCGGTGCCGAACTGGGATTTTCGCTGATGGTCGGCGGCCCCGAATGGGCATATGAGGAGCTGACACCCGTATTTGACGCCATCGCGACGGGTCCCGCGGGACACGACCGAATGGGGCCCGCCGGAAGCGGCCACTACGTGAAGATGGTTCACAACGGCGTCGAGTACGCGCTCATGCAGGCCTACGGCGAGGGGTTCGAGCTACTGGCGAACGGCCGGTACGATCTGGATCTCGAAGCGGTCGCGAATACCTGGAACAACGGCGCGGTCATCCGCTCGTGGCTGCTTGAACTGTGTGAGGAGGCGTTCCGTGAGGAGGGTAACGAACTGGGCGACGTAGCAGATCACGTCGCTGGTGGGTCGACGGGGACGTGGACGGTACAGGAAGCACTCGAACAGGAAGTACCGACGCCGCTGATCTATCAGGCGCTCGCCGAGCGGTTCGGCAGTCGCTCCGAGCGGTTCTCCCGACGGCTGGCGAACCGGCTCCGGTACGGGTTCGGGCGACACGAAGTGGCACGCGAGGAGTAG
- a CDS encoding amino acid ABC transporter permease — translation MSGAETTESPTGRFRTTSAEPGPVLAVLAGVAFWGWLVTRWLNDWVLARIGVGPGAGENFVPRGPFDAAAASVADVSAGLGVVGLPIEWTATLLSTVAIAIDLAPALAGAAWYTIVLTSVSIILGFFIAVPLAVLRVYGGPLKWLALAYTELIRGTPLLAQLFVLYYGLPLAIWLQDAPLVGYGSIPEQAFWIAIIGFTINGSAYQAEYIRGALESVDEGQLTAARAVGLSQYDGIRYVVLPQTLRYAIPAWTNEVVYLIKYSSLAAFITVPELYYVASDIAAQTFEYTAIFGLLAVVYLGIVLTATKLMDRVESRVAVPGIGRAEGRKQGDA, via the coding sequence ATGAGTGGGGCGGAGACGACAGAGTCACCGACCGGGCGGTTCCGTACAACGTCTGCGGAGCCCGGGCCCGTTCTTGCCGTCCTCGCAGGGGTCGCCTTCTGGGGCTGGCTCGTCACACGCTGGCTCAACGACTGGGTGCTTGCCCGGATCGGCGTGGGGCCAGGGGCCGGAGAGAACTTCGTTCCTCGGGGACCGTTCGATGCCGCGGCGGCGTCAGTCGCCGACGTGTCCGCGGGGCTCGGTGTGGTCGGGCTTCCGATCGAGTGGACGGCGACGCTGCTGTCGACAGTGGCGATCGCCATCGATCTCGCACCAGCACTCGCGGGCGCGGCGTGGTACACGATCGTTCTGACCAGCGTCAGTATCATTCTCGGCTTCTTCATCGCCGTCCCGCTCGCGGTGTTACGCGTCTACGGTGGGCCCCTGAAATGGCTCGCGCTCGCGTACACCGAGTTGATCCGTGGGACGCCGCTGCTTGCACAGCTGTTCGTGCTGTACTACGGGCTGCCGCTTGCGATCTGGCTACAGGATGCGCCGCTTGTCGGCTATGGGTCGATCCCCGAACAGGCGTTCTGGATCGCCATTATCGGCTTTACGATCAATGGCTCGGCCTATCAGGCCGAGTATATCCGCGGCGCGCTCGAAAGCGTTGACGAGGGACAGCTCACCGCGGCGCGCGCGGTCGGACTCTCACAGTATGACGGGATTCGCTACGTCGTCCTGCCACAGACGCTCAGGTACGCGATTCCGGCGTGGACGAACGAGGTCGTCTACCTGATCAAGTATTCCTCGCTGGCGGCGTTCATTACTGTGCCCGAACTCTACTACGTGGCGAGCGATATTGCGGCACAGACATTCGAGTACACGGCGATCTTCGGTCTTCTCGCGGTCGTCTACCTCGGTATCGTGCTGACGGCGACGAAGCTCATGGATCGCGTCGAGTCCCGGGTCGCGGTTCCGGGTATCGGGCGCGCCGAGGGGCGCAAACAGGGCGACGCCTGA
- a CDS encoding amino acid ABC transporter permease has protein sequence MDLPALFSTVLWAIAGDASPLVVETVWSVVETVLSIEDWQFVFRNADYLLGGVVITIVLTVVSILLGFVLGFPAGAVETYGDGYLRSAVRNVGILLRGTPILVIMIYMYFVMPIEYLLGPINAAFGGLDILLGPTPFAAPDGIGTAFFAATLALGLRSAAYQSQIFRGALSSIDDGQMEAARSIGMSRFEAIRHVVVPQALRRSVPGFQNEFTIVLKDTSIAFAIGLGELLKRSDDLFVQQTTAVLEVFLFASLIYFVLTFGTNRTLDYVENYFAIPGESS, from the coding sequence ATGGATCTGCCAGCGCTGTTTTCGACCGTCCTGTGGGCGATAGCGGGAGACGCATCTCCCCTCGTCGTCGAGACGGTCTGGTCCGTCGTCGAGACGGTCTTGTCGATCGAGGACTGGCAGTTCGTCTTCCGGAACGCCGACTACCTGCTTGGTGGGGTCGTCATCACGATCGTGCTGACCGTCGTCAGCATCCTTCTCGGGTTTGTACTCGGCTTCCCGGCAGGTGCGGTCGAGACCTACGGGGATGGCTATCTCAGAAGTGCCGTTCGGAACGTCGGGATTTTGCTCCGTGGTACGCCGATCCTCGTAATCATGATCTACATGTACTTCGTCATGCCAATCGAGTATCTGCTGGGTCCGATCAACGCGGCATTCGGTGGACTGGACATCCTGCTCGGTCCGACGCCCTTTGCTGCCCCCGACGGGATCGGGACGGCGTTTTTTGCCGCGACGCTCGCCCTCGGTCTCCGGAGTGCGGCCTACCAGTCACAGATCTTCCGTGGTGCGCTCAGCAGTATCGATGACGGGCAGATGGAGGCCGCACGCTCGATCGGCATGAGCCGGTTCGAGGCGATTAGACATGTCGTGGTTCCGCAGGCACTCCGCCGCTCCGTGCCCGGCTTTCAGAACGAGTTCACGATCGTCCTCAAGGACACCTCGATCGCCTTTGCTATCGGTCTCGGCGAACTGCTGAAACGGAGCGACGATCTCTTCGTTCAGCAGACGACCGCCGTACTGGAGGTCTTCCTCTTTGCCAGTCTCATCTACTTCGTGCTGACGTTCGGGACGAACCGCACGCTCGATTACGTCGAGAATTACTTCGCAATCCCAGGTGAATCGTCGTGA
- a CDS encoding basic amino acid ABC transporter substrate-binding protein: protein MTQENRFVDRRSYMKLAGAASIAGLAGCLEGDDENGEEADGENTIVAGTAPGFPPFQMVEDGELIGFDIDLLEAVVDETEYELAEWEQLEFDSLIPALENENIDVIAAAMTISEERQEQIAFSDPYYSADQSILVQSGGDFQPESLDDFDGQTVGAQSGTTGETVVRDDLIEAGIVDEDDYTSFDNYVLAVEDLESGLIDAVVLDEPVAATFEAERDVEVAFVYETGEEYGFGIRQEDEDLQAALSDGVAAVEESSEYEEITSTWFGE from the coding sequence ATGACTCAAGAAAATCGGTTCGTTGATCGGAGAAGTTACATGAAACTGGCGGGGGCTGCCAGCATCGCTGGACTCGCTGGCTGTCTCGAAGGCGACGACGAAAACGGCGAGGAAGCCGACGGCGAGAACACCATCGTCGCTGGGACCGCTCCCGGCTTCCCGCCGTTCCAGATGGTCGAGGACGGCGAACTCATCGGCTTCGACATCGATCTGCTCGAAGCTGTCGTCGACGAGACCGAGTACGAACTGGCTGAATGGGAACAGCTGGAGTTCGATTCTCTGATCCCGGCGCTCGAAAACGAGAACATCGACGTCATCGCGGCAGCGATGACCATCAGTGAGGAGCGGCAGGAACAGATCGCGTTCAGCGATCCCTACTACAGCGCGGATCAGTCGATTCTCGTCCAGTCGGGCGGAGACTTCCAGCCGGAGTCGCTGGATGACTTCGATGGACAAACTGTCGGTGCACAGAGCGGGACGACTGGCGAAACCGTCGTTCGCGACGATCTGATCGAGGCCGGGATCGTCGACGAAGATGATTACACGTCCTTCGACAACTACGTGCTCGCCGTCGAGGACCTCGAAAGCGGGTTGATCGACGCGGTCGTACTCGACGAGCCGGTTGCAGCGACGTTCGAGGCCGAGCGAGACGTCGAGGTCGCGTTCGTCTACGAGACTGGCGAGGAGTACGGCTTCGGGATCCGACAGGAGGACGAGGATCTGCAGGCCGCGCTGAGTGACGGTGTCGCTGCAGTCGAGGAAAGCAGCGAGTACGAGGAGATCACCTCGACCTGGTTCGGCGAGTAA
- a CDS encoding CopD family protein → MTLVDAVSITLHQVFAAVWVGSVVFMTAGVLPLAKEGHLEPEPVEMATGTLRTVSRISAVILLLTGSHMAASFYTVADLTGTPNGWLVLAMLGLWLVLMGLIEVSGSRLVDGLQAKKVRAPAHETLGWFRAASVVGVLLLVIAGLLSSGALV, encoded by the coding sequence ATGACGTTGGTAGACGCGGTATCGATCACTCTTCATCAGGTGTTCGCCGCCGTCTGGGTCGGTAGTGTCGTGTTTATGACCGCTGGCGTGTTACCGCTCGCAAAGGAGGGACATCTCGAACCCGAACCGGTCGAGATGGCGACAGGGACGCTTCGAACTGTCTCCCGAATTAGTGCCGTGATCCTGTTGCTTACCGGCAGTCACATGGCTGCAAGCTTCTATACAGTCGCTGACCTCACCGGAACGCCGAACGGCTGGCTCGTCCTCGCCATGCTTGGACTCTGGCTCGTCCTGATGGGACTGATCGAAGTGAGCGGCAGTCGTCTCGTCGACGGACTGCAGGCGAAGAAGGTTCGCGCACCCGCTCACGAGACGCTTGGCTGGTTCCGTGCCGCGTCGGTGGTTGGGGTCCTCCTGTTGGTCATTGCCGGGCTACTGTCTTCGGGTGCGCTCGTCTGA
- a CDS encoding MOSC domain-containing protein has protein sequence MPAIADLFVYPVKSLDGHRIESARLRESGALDGDRQYAIVDEDREYVNGKRERAVHRLESTFDPAARALTVGAPDRAEATFSLDAERGSLNAWLSEYFGYPVSVIRDPGGMPDDTDASGPTVISRETLDAVADWFDGIDATEMRRRLRPNIVIETGEPFWEDRLYADRDSVVPFRLGDAELAGVNPCQRCVVPTRDPDTGEETEGFRERFIERRKATLPEWVHRDWYDHYFRLMVNTRLTEDAAGTTLRIGDEVAVLD, from the coding sequence ATGCCCGCAATCGCCGATCTGTTCGTTTACCCCGTCAAATCCCTGGATGGCCACCGAATCGAGTCGGCACGACTCCGCGAGAGCGGCGCGCTCGATGGCGACCGACAGTACGCAATCGTCGACGAGGACCGCGAGTACGTGAACGGCAAGCGGGAACGGGCGGTCCACCGCCTCGAATCGACGTTCGATCCGGCCGCGCGAGCACTGACGGTGGGCGCGCCCGACCGCGCGGAAGCGACGTTCAGCCTCGACGCCGAACGAGGTTCCCTGAACGCCTGGCTCTCGGAGTACTTCGGCTACCCGGTGAGCGTGATCCGCGACCCCGGCGGGATGCCGGACGACACCGATGCGTCGGGGCCGACGGTGATCAGCCGGGAGACACTCGACGCTGTCGCGGACTGGTTCGACGGCATCGATGCGACAGAGATGCGTCGCAGGCTCCGCCCAAACATCGTCATCGAGACTGGCGAGCCTTTCTGGGAGGATCGGCTGTACGCCGATCGTGACTCCGTCGTTCCGTTCCGACTTGGCGACGCCGAACTCGCTGGTGTCAACCCCTGCCAGCGCTGTGTCGTGCCGACCCGCGATCCCGATACTGGCGAGGAGACCGAGGGATTCCGGGAGCGATTCATCGAGCGCAGGAAAGCGACGCTTCCGGAGTGGGTCCACCGGGACTGGTACGACCATTACTTCCGGCTGATGGTCAATACACGTCTCACAGAAGATGCTGCCGGGACGACACTCCGAATCGGCGACGAGGTAGCAGTACTCGACTGA
- a CDS encoding DJ-1/PfpI family protein — protein MDVDSPATIEILCYDGFDELDVIGPFEVFTTAADHGCSIDVRLVTLASAERITASHGLTIEPDGQIGDDPDLLVVPGGGWNTRGEASAWALAQNETAIDAVRRRHAAGTTIAAVCTGGMILAIAGLLDGRPATTHASTHGQLPDHGAVPVHARVVDDTDLLTAGGVTAGIDLSLWIVEQLCGADVADKVATTIEHERSDDVHVTGRE, from the coding sequence ATGGACGTCGACAGCCCCGCTACGATCGAGATCCTCTGTTACGACGGGTTCGACGAACTCGACGTGATTGGACCGTTTGAGGTGTTCACCACGGCCGCGGATCACGGATGTTCGATCGACGTCCGGCTCGTGACGCTCGCATCGGCCGAGCGGATCACCGCCAGCCACGGACTGACGATCGAACCGGATGGCCAGATCGGGGACGACCCCGACCTGCTCGTCGTTCCCGGCGGTGGTTGGAACACGCGCGGCGAGGCAAGCGCGTGGGCACTCGCTCAGAACGAGACAGCGATCGATGCGGTTCGACGTCGCCACGCCGCCGGAACGACTATCGCAGCCGTCTGTACCGGCGGGATGATCTTGGCAATCGCAGGCCTGCTGGATGGACGCCCGGCGACGACGCACGCTTCAACCCACGGCCAGCTACCTGACCACGGGGCAGTGCCGGTCCACGCGCGCGTGGTCGACGACACCGACCTCCTGACTGCAGGTGGTGTGACCGCCGGGATCGACCTGTCGCTGTGGATCGTCGAACAGCTCTGTGGTGCCGATGTCGCTGACAAGGTTGCAACGACCATCGAGCACGAACGGAGCGACGACGTTCACGTTACCGGACGGGAGTGA
- a CDS encoding DUF5518 domain-containing protein: MSSDPFDTSSTEPNTSTDDFSNPIANAILGAVVGIFLSFIPFAPLLGGGVAAYLQGGTSSDGLRMGLAAGLIMLLPYLFAALFVTVLLTGMAAQSAFGLVVLGALALGSLYTVGLSVVGGYLGIYLRQEL, from the coding sequence ATGTCTTCGGACCCGTTCGACACGTCCTCCACGGAGCCCAACACGTCGACTGACGACTTCTCGAATCCGATCGCGAACGCGATTCTCGGGGCTGTCGTCGGAATATTTCTGTCGTTTATTCCCTTCGCCCCGCTGCTGGGGGGTGGTGTTGCCGCGTACCTTCAGGGTGGAACATCGAGTGATGGCCTTCGAATGGGGCTGGCCGCTGGACTGATCATGCTGCTCCCATACCTGTTTGCGGCTCTGTTCGTGACTGTGCTCCTGACTGGTATGGCCGCGCAATCGGCGTTCGGCCTGGTCGTTCTCGGTGCGCTCGCGCTGGGGTCCCTCTATACGGTCGGGCTCAGTGTTGTTGGCGGCTACCTCGGGATTTATCTTCGGCAGGAACTGTAG
- a CDS encoding amino acid ABC transporter ATP-binding protein, with translation MTDSQTDRSSRTASETAPLLRIEDLWKSYGDEEVLRGVSLDIERGDVEVLVGPSGSGKSTLLRCVNRLTEVDSGHIYLGDVDICAADTDPNDIRQQIGMVFQDINLFAHLTARKNVMLGLRRVKGMDREAARERANEELDRVGLGDQVDSYPAQLSGGQKQRVGIARALAMDPEVMLFDEPTSALDPELSSGVLEVMAQLVEEGMTMLVVTHEMRFARGGATGITFLDDGQIVERGPPEQLFENPEEERTAQFFQSISHE, from the coding sequence GTGACAGACTCTCAGACCGACCGATCCAGTCGTACCGCTTCCGAGACAGCTCCACTCCTCCGTATCGAGGACCTCTGGAAATCCTACGGAGACGAAGAGGTGCTCCGTGGTGTCAGTCTCGACATCGAGCGTGGCGACGTCGAGGTACTGGTCGGCCCCAGCGGGAGCGGCAAGTCGACGCTCCTGCGGTGTGTCAACCGACTCACCGAGGTCGACAGCGGCCATATCTATCTGGGCGACGTCGACATCTGTGCCGCGGACACCGACCCCAACGATATCCGCCAGCAGATCGGAATGGTCTTCCAGGATATCAACCTCTTTGCCCACCTCACTGCCCGAAAGAACGTGATGCTCGGACTCCGGCGGGTCAAGGGGATGGACAGGGAGGCCGCTCGCGAGCGAGCGAACGAGGAGCTCGATCGGGTCGGGCTCGGTGATCAGGTCGATTCGTATCCGGCCCAGCTCTCGGGCGGACAGAAACAGCGTGTCGGAATCGCCCGCGCGCTTGCGATGGACCCCGAAGTGATGCTATTCGACGAGCCCACGAGCGCGCTCGACCCGGAACTCTCCAGCGGCGTACTCGAAGTCATGGCCCAGCTCGTCGAGGAGGGAATGACGATGCTGGTCGTCACCCACGAGATGCGCTTTGCGCGCGGCGGGGCGACCGGGATCACGTTTCTGGACGACGGACAGATTGTCGAACGTGGACCACCCGAACAGCTGTTCGAGAACCCCGAAGAGGAGCGAACTGCACAGTTCTTCCAGAGTATCAGCCATGAGTGA
- a CDS encoding MutS-related protein translates to MQLEEYWGVGPKTREALMDSIGVEDAVRAIENGDVRALTEAGLSRGRATRILRRANGGEGMDVLATGDARDVYRELLDLIQRHAVTHGAADRIRVLTPLLDTDEMTARLDTVLATRDAWTALDEGDRERVLDAFAAYDEAQEGERAAVDAALALIDAGVVAASEEATAGDGEDVFAPLGRLDRDALGDASAALAGLDGATVIEGVDDELDSLRDSLATVERLDANALDVIEQLRDGGVGGTEEFQTAFVEHVRSEADVTNDRVRDAMPDDAIDATDFVGTTLRELSNDLRSAVSERRELVASDLRGDVAAAREDVDAAVETVDDIAFYLSLARFALAHEMCRPEFVTADRETVAVVDASNLSLAAESESVQPITYAIGEHTLGEYDDVPPRADDRTPPAEHRVAVVTGANSGGKTTLLETLCQIVLLAQMGLPVPASRAQVSTFDSIVFHRRHASFNAGVLESTLRNIVPPLSTNERTLMLVDEFEAITEPGSAADLLHGLVRLTVDRGALGAFVTHLADDLEPLPEAARTDGIFAEGLSPELELEVDYQPRFGTVGRSTPEFIVSRLVANADDRSERAGFETLAEAVGHDVVQRTLADARWNG, encoded by the coding sequence ATGCAACTCGAGGAGTACTGGGGCGTCGGGCCGAAGACCCGCGAGGCGCTGATGGACTCGATCGGCGTCGAGGACGCGGTCCGGGCCATCGAGAACGGCGACGTACGGGCGCTTACCGAGGCGGGGCTTTCTCGTGGGCGGGCGACACGGATCCTCCGCCGGGCCAACGGCGGTGAGGGGATGGACGTGCTCGCCACTGGCGACGCCCGGGACGTGTACAGGGAACTGCTCGATCTGATCCAGAGGCACGCGGTGACCCACGGTGCAGCCGACCGGATTCGGGTCCTGACGCCGCTGCTCGATACCGACGAGATGACGGCCCGACTCGATACCGTGCTGGCGACACGGGACGCCTGGACGGCGCTCGACGAGGGCGACCGCGAGCGCGTCCTCGATGCCTTCGCGGCGTACGACGAGGCCCAGGAAGGCGAGCGTGCTGCCGTCGACGCAGCCCTCGCGCTGATCGACGCGGGGGTCGTCGCGGCGAGCGAGGAGGCGACCGCAGGCGACGGCGAAGACGTTTTCGCACCGCTCGGGCGCCTCGACCGTGACGCGCTGGGTGACGCCAGCGCGGCGCTTGCGGGACTGGATGGCGCAACCGTTATCGAGGGCGTCGACGACGAACTGGACTCGCTCCGGGACTCGCTGGCCACCGTCGAACGACTGGACGCGAACGCACTGGACGTCATCGAGCAACTCCGAGACGGCGGTGTCGGCGGAACCGAGGAGTTCCAGACGGCGTTCGTCGAACACGTCCGATCGGAAGCCGACGTGACCAACGATCGGGTTCGGGACGCGATGCCCGACGATGCCATCGATGCGACCGACTTCGTCGGGACGACCCTGCGGGAGCTCTCGAACGACCTCCGGAGCGCCGTCTCCGAACGTCGCGAACTGGTCGCCAGCGACCTCCGCGGCGACGTCGCGGCGGCCCGTGAGGACGTCGACGCCGCCGTCGAGACCGTCGACGATATCGCTTTCTATCTCTCGCTGGCCCGGTTCGCGCTGGCCCACGAAATGTGTCGTCCAGAGTTCGTCACTGCCGACCGCGAGACGGTCGCCGTCGTCGACGCCAGTAACCTCTCGCTGGCCGCCGAAAGCGAGTCCGTACAGCCGATCACCTACGCGATCGGCGAGCATACGCTCGGGGAGTACGACGACGTGCCGCCGCGGGCCGACGACCGGACGCCGCCCGCCGAGCACCGCGTCGCCGTGGTGACTGGCGCCAACAGCGGTGGGAAGACGACGCTACTGGAGACGCTCTGTCAGATCGTTCTGCTGGCCCAGATGGGGCTGCCGGTGCCCGCCAGTCGCGCGCAGGTGTCGACGTTCGACTCCATCGTCTTCCACCGCCGACACGCGAGTTTCAATGCGGGCGTGCTGGAGTCCACTCTGCGGAACATCGTCCCGCCGCTCTCGACAAACGAGCGAACGCTGATGCTGGTCGACGAGTTCGAGGCGATCACCGAACCGGGCAGCGCCGCCGACCTGCTACACGGACTCGTCCGCCTGACCGTCGACCGGGGCGCGCTCGGCGCGTTCGTCACTCATCTCGCGGACGACCTCGAACCACTCCCCGAAGCCGCACGGACCGACGGTATCTTCGCTGAGGGGCTCTCCCCGGAGCTGGAGCTGGAAGTCGACTACCAGCCACGCTTTGGCACCGTGGGACGCTCGACGCCGGAGTTCATCGTCTCGCGGCTGGTCGCCAACGCCGACGACCGGAGCGAGCGTGCGGGCTTCGAGACGCTGGCGGAGGCGGTCGGCCACGATGTCGTTCAGCGGACGCTTGCGGACGCACGCTGGAACGGGTGA
- a CDS encoding glutaredoxin family protein yields the protein MSVTLYQLDGCPFCEKVADRLDEVGVDYDSVWVDAMHSDRNEVKRVSGQRGVPVIVDEEKGITMSESENILDLIDRTYA from the coding sequence ATGAGTGTCACGCTGTACCAGCTTGATGGCTGTCCGTTCTGCGAGAAAGTCGCCGATCGACTCGACGAGGTCGGCGTCGACTACGACTCGGTCTGGGTCGACGCGATGCATTCGGATCGAAACGAGGTAAAGCGCGTCTCTGGCCAGCGCGGCGTCCCAGTGATTGTCGACGAGGAGAAGGGAATCACGATGTCCGAGTCGGAGAATATTCTGGACCTGATCGACCGGACGTACGCCTGA